TGTTGTGATTCTTCAGCTGATAACCGCGAAACCCGCGATAGCCATTACTCATATGGTGGAAGAAGCGATTGGTGACGATGCTGAGTTCATGGAACTGTTGGATGTGAAAGCTGGAGCTTGGCCTATTAGTGAGACTCGTGAGTTAGCTGCTTTGGGACTGTGTTGTACGGAGATGAGACGTAGAGACAGACCAGACCTCAGAGATCAGATCATACCGGCTTTGGAGCGGCTTAGGAGAGTCGTCGACAAAGCTCAGAACTCGATCTCCAGAAATCTCTCTGGTCCTCCATCTCACTTCTTCTGTCCACTTCTCAAGGTTTAAACCTAATGTCTTGTACTGCAAGAAACCTAAATGGTTACTTGGGTGTCAAGAAACCTTGATTTATTCATGATTTAACCTAATATTTTGGTACTGGTTACAGGGAGTGATGAACCAGCCGTGTGTAGCTGCGGATGGGTATACATACGATCGTGAAGCCATAGAAGAGTGGCTGATAGAGAAGGATGTGTCTCCGGTGACTAACCTTCCATTGCCTAACAAGAACCTTCTTGCTAATTACACTCTTTACTCAGCAATCATGGAGTGGAAGAAATCAAATAAACtatagtgagagagagagattaaaagataatatataccGTTCAAATTTATCAAGAAAAATggttttaaaattcattatgaTCTCTAAAATCTCATAACCGATTCTGTAAACGCAGTTACTTGGAACTTTGTCTCAGAACCTTAGGTGGGTTCTCTTATCAAACCAATTAAACCGGTAGTTTTGTCGACTTAAGAATCGTACAAATGTCAAATGAAATGAGTTTTTTGCCATTTTTAGTATGTTATTTTGAAGGTTTTTCTACAAGTGGCTGTAGCTTGTAGATAAAGAAACATCAGTTCATCTGTTCATGTCTGGAAATACAGACGGCAAGCTGGTTTTGGAGTATTCTGAGATATTGTTTCTTTAAACAGGTAAATGTTCCCCATTGGCCAATCTAGTTTCTTCTCGGATTGTCTGAATTGATCAGACAAAGAGACTGAGAACCATTTTCCTAGTAAACAACAGAACATATAAACAAAGTTGACTTTCGGTGATTTTAGTGattatatctattattttattgtgAACACACGAGCACAGAAAGTTATGGGAATCCTAGCTTGGTATATCCTCTACGATTGGTACTAGTTGTTGcaagtttttttcatttttaaagcATGATTTGATGATATAATACATGTTATAAAGTATAGTAAGGAAATGGTTAAAAAAATAGACGTGACAAAACGGATGAGAATGTCATGCAGGCAACTATATAAATcctaagttcaaaaaaaaaaaatatataaatcctAAGAATGTTATATCATATACTTTCAGGCCTGGTCTCAATATTACGTACAACTCAAAACTATggtataaaataaaacatatgtcCGTTATCATGCTCACAGAGAATCAAATCGTCATTGAAACTAATGGACTTCATTATATCTAACTTCTAAACATACATTCATTAAACCatttttctgattttatttCGATGTAATTTAAAGGTTTGACAGGTTGTTTCTTTCTCCTGATATGCTGACATAAAAACTGGATATTTTATTTGTCTGACcttgtttatttaaaatataaaaaaaactgcAACATGAGGGATATACCAACGTAGATCCTTTTATagcaacaaaataaaattcaacttgtgaagaaaattaattaactaGTGAGCTGACTATAACAGTATAAATGGAGGGGGCTGGTGGCGGCAACAACGTGCTTTCTTGTGTCAATTCTTTGGTCTTGAGATAATGTCATTAACTCAACAAACCTAggatttgtcttctttttttcctcATTATTCTCTGCTCGAACAGAACTACTTGGTAAGTTCTGGATTGCCTGATATCTTGATCGCTCTGGTAACCTAGACCGGTCGTGAGAATAATACAATGAAACATTTGTCTTAAAAAagctaatataaatatatatatatataccctaGACTATATCtaagaagtgattttgccacatgtcctctctataatcaatttcacaaaataaatatgacatggctaatgaaattgatgacatgtctttcagaaaaatatgacatggacaattttatttaatgttgatttatatttttggtaaatttattagaatatggtaataattcatatattatatttaatattgatatttttttggaaagtttttttaaatatggtaatagctcatacatcatctataaaataaatatatatttatatatattttcaaattttcaaatattattattttgtaaatttcaatttgttactaaaactttcaaaaatttctacaactttttttataaaattgaatatctaatcgtaagagtcattaattttttatatatctacaaattttataatatgtgtTAGGcaaattttttgataattatacaattttatattattattttattagttttatacacaaattgattttaataatatatcaaatctctaaatattagtaagaaaatagttaagctaaatatttaatttaaaaaaatataaataaattaaaatttcttactgcacatggtgcaggaaaatcctagtatatatatatatatatcagttttaaacTGGTATATTTGCATCTTGGTTGGAAACTGCCATTGAATTCTCAATTTTCCTGTAACTTCTTCTGCAAGTAATGTTTCATTTTATTGCTAGAGTTTGAAACACATTGCAtttttagactttttttttaagttatagGTAAAGCAATGGAAGAGAAGAAAGCAGCAAGATCATTAAGTGAACACCTATCTCTACCTCCTTCACCACCACCTCGTGCTGTAGCTGTAGCCATTAAtggaaagaagaagagcaaaTACGTAGTCTTATGGGCTGTTTCAGGATTGCTTTAGAAGTAGCTTCAGCGCTTGTCTTCCTCCACAAATGCAAGCCTAGACCCATCATTCACCGTGACCTCAAACCAGGAAACATCTTGCTTGATCACAACTTCGTTAGCAAACTAGGGGATGTTGGTCTCTCCACAATGGTTAACCAAGACGACGCCGCTTCTAAACTAACGGTCCTCAAGAAAACCAGTCCTGTTGGAACACTATGTTACATCGACCCTGAGTATCAGAGGACAGGGATCATCTCACCTAAGTCAGATGTGTATTCTCTAGGTGTTGTGATTCTTCAGCTGATAACCGCGAAACCCGCGATAGCCATTACTCATATGGTGGAAGAAGTGATTGGTGACGATGCTGAGTTCATGGAACTGTTGGATGTGAAAGCTGGAGTTTGGCCTATTAGTGAGACTCGTGAGTTAGCTGCTTTGGGACTGTGTTGTACGGAGATGAGACGTAGAGACAGACCAGACCTCAGAGATCAGATCATACTGGCTTTGGAGCGGCTTAGGAGAGTCGTTGACAAAGCTCAGAACTCGATCTCCAGAACTCCGTCGTCTGGTCCTCCATCTCACTTCATCTGTCCACTTCTCAAGGTTTAAACCTAATTTCTTGTACTGCAAGAAACCTAAATGCTTATTTGCTTGTCAAGAAACCTAAATGCTTACTTGCGTGTCAAGAAACCTTGATTTATTCATGATTTAACCTAATATTTTGGTATTGGTTACAGGGAGTGATGAACCAGCCGTGTGTAGCTGCGGATGGGTATACATACGATCGTGAAGCCATAGAAGAGTGGCTGATAGAGAAGGATGTGTCTCCGGTGACTAACCTTCCATTGCCTAACAAGAACCTTCTTGCTAATTACACTCTTTACTCAGCGATCATGGAGTGGAAATCCAATAAACaatagtgagagagagagagatatttgaCACTAAGCACGATAAATTCTATCAATGTGTTTActatgtttttttgtgtgttttactCTGTTCTTCCTTTGTCTCTGTTCCGACAATTTACCTTGTGTGCAGAGATGTAATAATTACAACAATAGAGATGGACAGAAAGTGTGTTTCTAATTATGATCCGTCTTAAAACTTGTTCATCGACTCAATTTCTTTGATTCATACTTTTTGGACATCTCAACTAATTAATCCACAATCCGGTTTCACCCTCCCAATCTAACCATAAAGTTTGTTGATTCTAGAATGATTTAAATCTTGGTGTACTATAATTTATAAAGGACACATTCGCAGAAGCGGTATGGTATATATCCTTTAGGATTAGGAAAAGTTTtcctagaaaaaaaatatcgagTTTTGAAGCCAATATAAATACAGTTTACATAACCAATATACAATATACAGTTTTAGTGGTGGTTTCTGGTCATGCAAGTTTCACATGGATAGCAGCTGCTAGAATTAGTGTAGATTTGACCTCTCGATTGTTACTGATGTTGCTGGTTCTAATATGACTTGGTGATATTTACTTCAAAGTTGGGACTGCTCAAGACATTTTGTTCTTTAAGTCAGCTCCATTGATATCGAATTCTTCTGGAAAAGTGGTAGGAATAGACTTGTGGACATATATGAGTTTTATACCatgtttatgtctttgttttattttattttattttgtttggtttatgttctttGTCTTTGGTTTCTTATCGACACTATGTATCTCAACTTTcttcgagttaaaaaaaaaaaccaatatacaaatttttaaaatggatATTTGCCTCTATCATATTTTTCAATAGGTATTCTTGCTTTTTTTGCTTTATTCGCCTTTTGTTCACAACAAAGTTAAACTCTGAAAGCAGAAACTTGAAACCATTCTTGGACAAGAACTTGTTTTGAGAACCTGATTATCTGTAAGACATGGGACAACACATAAGTTCCATTGTTACAGGAACTCTTTAGTACATATTTTGCAACACTTATTCACTACACTAATCTAATATTATCTTGGCTCTATACATGATGCTTCACATACTTAAGATATTTATCTACATTAGTCAAAGTTAAGCATGACTAGTTACATTAGtctgatgaagatgatgaattaCTGGTAGTTGTTCCTTGAGGCTCCGGTACATcgtttcttctcctcttccgGCAAGAATTGATCGGAGCATCATACTTACCTGCATCCAAAGGGAAGTTGAGCACAGCTTTTCTTCCCCTGAGCTTAAAAGCTGCGTAGTCATAAGCTCTTGCAGCATCAATATCACTCTCAAATGTCCCTAGCCAAAGCCTAGATCCTTTCTTGGCCGGATCTCGAATCTCTGCTGCAAATTTTCCCCATGGCCTCCTTCTCACGCCTCTGTAGTGTCTAGTCTCTTCGACCCTCTTTGGTCTTTTCCGGTTTGAGACAGTCTCAACCTCAGGTGATGttgtagttgttgttgttgatgatgatgatgatgatgatgcttccATTTGAAGAAACTCTCGGACATAGGAATCTGGATCAAGAACCGGTGAACTAGGCTCTAGTTTAGGAATTGGGTTAAAGGATTCTAGAGACAAGAGTCCTGAGACAAAAGCGGCATCATCAAAGAGAAAGTCTTCCATGAAACCATCAGGAATCATCAAGTCCTCAAAGAGATGCTTGTGTATAACCTCCGAATCAGAGCTTTCCTCAAAAGTTGtcatgtttatgtttattttctttaagaaaACTCTGCAAGTGATATGTTTTGATCTTTCTTCTGTGTATATAAAGAGGAAAATCATAAACATGTATTTGGCAGCCATGGGTGTAAGGTGTCACAAGTCTTTCTCTGTCTCTATGGTTTACTCTGTGGACCCAAGCCTTATCCATTTATCATTTATGGAGACAAGTTAAGATCTTTTGTCAGGACTCATTCAAGTTGTGCCAACTTGATTTTGTCACTGATGATGAATAGTTCCACTA
The sequence above is a segment of the Raphanus sativus cultivar WK10039 unplaced genomic scaffold, ASM80110v3 Scaffold0622, whole genome shotgun sequence genome. Coding sequences within it:
- the LOC108826690 gene encoding ethylene-responsive transcription factor ERF107; protein product: MAAKYMFMIFLFIYTEERSKHITCRVFLKKININMTTFEESSDSEVIHKHLFEDLMIPDGFMEDFLFDDAAFVSGLLSLESFNPIPKLEPSSPVLDPDSYVREFLQMEASSSSSSSTTTTTTSPEVETVSNRKRPKRVEETRHYRGVRRRPWGKFAAEIRDPAKKGSRLWLGTFESDIDAARAYDYAAFKLRGRKAVLNFPLDAGKYDAPINSCRKRRRNDVPEPQGTTTSNSSSSSD